GTGAGCGATGCTCCGCTCCATTTTCTAGTCACAGCTAGTGGCAAGGATAAACGAAAGCGGACAAACGAAGACTTTCTCTTAGTTGATAAACGTGGAAATCCAGTAGAAGAAACACACCTTAGGCCATCAGCGGAAACGTTGCTTCATTGTCATATTTATCAAGAAACAGAAGCAGGATGTAGCCTACATGTGCATACAATTGATAACAATGTTATTTCTGAATTGTATGGTGATATTGGTGAAGTGTCATTTACAGGGCAAGAAATTATTAAAGCATGTGGGATGTGGGAAGAGGATGCAAAGCTTAATATTCCAATTATTAAAAATCATGCCGACATCCCAACATTAGCAGAAGAGTTGGCGCAACACGTGAAAGCTGACGCTGGTGCTGTACTCATTCGTAATCATGGCATAACAGTGTGGGGAAGAACAGCTTTTGAAGCGAAGAAGTATTTAGAAGCTTGTGAGTTCATGTTCAGTTGGCATGTAAAGCTATTAACATTAACACAACCAATTTCGTAATAATAAAGAGGAGGAACGAAGAATGGCAATTGTTAAAGTGAGAAATACAGGTGAAGTAATTTCAGGGGAAGAGAATGTGAAGCAATTTTTCGATCAGTTTGACGTTTTATATGAGCATTGGGATGTAGAGAAGCTATCAGAAGATTTGCGTGGAAATTGTAAGATTAATGATTCACAAAAGGAAGAAGTGTTACAAGTTTTTGATACAGACATTCGTTCTCTTGCCGAGCGAAGAGGGTATAAAAATTGGGATGTTGTCGTCTTAAATGATCAAACTCCTGACTTAGAAGCAATCTTAAAAAAGTTTGAAAAAGTGCACACTCATACAGAAGATGAAGTACGTGCCATTACAGCAGGCAGCGGTACATTTATCATTAAAGGAGATGAACAAACAGGTTATTTTGATGTGGATCTAACAGCAGGTGATGTTATCTCTGTTCCTGAAAATACACCACATTTCTTCACGTTATCAGATGAACGTCAAGTTGTCGCAGTTCGCTTATTTATCGATCAGACAGGGTGGGTTGCACATCCGTATGAAGAAGTTGAGCAACGTTAAATAAGTAGAAAAAACAGGCATCGTAGGATTCCTGTTTTTTCACTTTTATTATTGAATTTCTTAACAGAAGCTTCGATTTTGGAATAGATAGAAGTGGGAATCAAATGTCAGATCGTTTCAACTAACCTGTAAGTCGAGCATGGGAAAGTTGAATGATGCCGTGTTACTTTTACCAGAATAGAAGCCCTGCAATTGCGATACCTGCAATTGCGCCAAGTGCAAGTGCACCAAAACAGCGGCCACCGTAACATCCATAACCACCATAGCCACCGTAATAGCCATAACCGTATCCGCCTAGGCCTCGTCTCGGTCGATCAAGGTAGACGTAACGACGGTCTACATTTCGAATTCTTCCAGTGTGTACACGACCTGATTTATCGGTGATGTGTACCATACGACCACGGTATTGCCTACACGTTTCATAATGTCTGCATGCCAATGTTTTCCCCTCCTCGATAAATGTTTTCACCATAGTGTATGAAGAGGAGAGTTAAAGAGATTGTACGCTTGTCACGATTTTGAGGACTTTTTAGAACGATATAGATATCCTACAATCTTGTTGTTCGATTTTTCGACTAAATTTTGATGATGATTTAATAACTGTATATGTTCAGCAGGAATGTTTTCACTTGGTGATAATTGTGTAAAACCTTTATTAGGAGGCACAGGTGAGGCAACGATACTAGAAAAACCTGCGTTCGTTAAGGCATCGACCCATTCAGTTTTAGAATAGAGCTCGTTTATATGATAGAAACTTTTGTAATCTCTAATGATGTCGTTGTCAGCTTCAGAGTTTGTCATTTCAATAGCTAGTAATGTACCACCTGGTTTAAGGACACGATAATATTCGCTTAACGTTTCTGAAGTATTTGTAAAACTAGCGGTACTTTCTGATAAGACAAGATCAAAAGTTTCGTCTGAGAAAGGCATCTTTTCAACACTACCATTCACGAGGTTAATCGATGAAAGCTCTTTAGGAAGTAGTGATTTTGCCCTTTCAAGCATATGTTTATGGTTATCTAATGCATAAATTTCGCAGTCAAAGTTATCTGCCATCCATGCACTCGTTTCACACAGCCCACAACCTGCATCTAAAATAACAGACTGTTCATCGATTTGTTCATTTTTAAGGCATTGCTTTGAGAAATCAATTCCTCCAGGATGTGCACTGTGCACACCGAAACTTGCAAGCATGTCGATATAAGAATGTGTCATGATGTACGTCTCTCCTTAATTGTAAAAATATCAGTTTCTTTACCTTATGCAAAAGGTGGAGAGATGGTCTTACTAGGTTATAAAAATATCGGAATGAATTGACGTTAAGGTAGAGGAGTTTGATGGTATATGTTAAAATTTTCTATATGACTAGTAGTTGGGGTGGGGATTATTGAATACATTAATGATAATTATTCTATTGTGGCAAATGGTATTAGGCGTGTCTGTCATCTCAGGTGTCATTGGTATCTTAACAAAGTCATGGATATACATGTTGATTAGTTTTATCACTTCTCTGCCTGTCTCATTTATTTTCCTCGGTTCAAGCAGTCTAACGATAATAGTTAAGTTTATACCGTTATTATTACTTCTTCTCACAATCGTATTTTGGAAAGAAAAGAGGAGACGAGCTTGCCATACATAATTTGTAGCCTAATTCGTCTCAAATAGAGTTTGAATATGTTCTAAATTGATTGTTTTATAGGTTGAACATCATATACAAAATCGTTGAGACGAAACGCAGAGGTTAGAGCATCCTCTGCGTTTTGTCGATTTTTTTGAAGTGCTTCTCAACTAACACTTTCCTGATTAATAACTGGGAAATTCTCAGCCTACTTGACTGTTCTGACTCGATACTTAATCAAAGTAATTACATTTAATAGAATTGTAACGATGAGAAGAATGGCTGAGACCTTCATCACAAATTCCATTGTATCCATAAGAGCACCAAAATCCTGAACATTACTATTAAACTTGTTAATAATTATGAGTAAAACAGATATACAAGTATGGATACTTCATAATACTACTCGTGAGGACCTTGAAAACAAAAAGTTAATTATTGTAAATAAAGAAGGGAATGAGTTTTGAAATTATCTTTATTTAAAAATAAAATGGCGCACACCTAAAAAAGCTAGGTTACGCCATAGTTTTAAACTAATATCATATCAATTAGGAATAAAAAAGCATTTCTGAATGAACAGAAACGCTTCAAAGGATACTTTTAGTTAAAAAAACTTAAAGTGTAGCCACGTTAACTTTACTCATGCTCAGTATCATTTTCTTGTTCGAGTTTAAATGTGGAAACGGATTTTTGTAATTGTTCGGTTAGCTTGCGTAGGTTCGTTGAAATGTTGTTCACTTTCTCAACTGTATTTTGCTGTTCAACGGATGTGCCCATCACTTCTTCAACGCCAGCTGTAGTCGTTTGACTAACGCTAGTTATCCGTTCAATGGAATCTAGTATTTCTTTGCTACTTTCGGTTAGTTTGTCACTTTCAAGAGCAATGTGATCAATGTCAGTTGATAATTCTTTGACAAAATCGCTGATGCGTACAAAGCTCTCTTCACTCTTATGAACGAGCTTGGCTCCGTCATCAATTGACGATTGATTTTCTTCAATATAGGCTAAGCTTTTCTTCGAATCAGCTTGAATTTCTTGAATTAACGTTGAGACACTGTCGACTGCTTCACTACTTTGTTGGGCGAGCTTCTTCACTTCTTGAGCTACAACTGCAAATCCACGTCCATGTTCACCAGCTTGTGCTGCTTCAATGGATGCATTTAGTGAAAGTAAGTTTGTTTGTTCAGAGATATCGTGAATCAACTGTGTGATGTCACTAATTTGATGTAAGCGTGTATCGAGTGACTTCATCAGATGTGAAGATTCATTGCTCTGTTTAACAATGGTTTGCATGCTACCACGTATTTCTTCCATTGCATGACGCCCATGTTCGGATGCTTCCATCGTTTTTCTTGAGTGATCAGAAATCGTTGTTAGATTTTCGTTCATCGTATTGATCGATGATACATTATCATTCACATGATTTGACATATTCACGAGGTCAGTACTTAATAACTCTGAGCCTGAAGATACTTCATCCATTGCACTTGTAATCACTGTTGAAACATTTGCAGAGGTTTCAGCTTGGTCTTGAAGAATGTGTGCATCTTTTTTCGCATCTTCTGTTAAGTGATTGATGCTTGTAGCAATTGTCCGTAAGCTATCAATCATTTTATTGACGGATTTTAGTAGTGAACCAATTTCGTCCTTCGATTTCACTGTCATTGTTTGTGTTAAATCGCCACTAGCAACTGATTCCATAAAGAGGGACAGCTTCTGAATTGGACGGATAAAGTATTGAGCCATCATCCAGCTAATAAATACTGTCAATCCGATCAGGATGAGGATAACGAGCCCTTGAATAGACGTCATCGTTTGAAGCATGGCATCGTTTTTTTCGTTCGCACTGTTAATTTGTTTACTCATATTTTGTGAAATTGTAGTTGAGAATGATTGGATTTCTTCAACAGGTATGACTGATAAAATTGACCAGTTTGATTGTTCATCTGTAATCGGTAAGTAGCTTACTTGTTCAATGTCTAAAATGACTTTGCCATCATCTGTTGTGTCCTTGTAGTAAGGCAATGTTGAAACAGGTTGATGAATTAGTGTTTGATCAGGATGATTAATAATTGTACCTGCGCCATCTAGTAAAATAATATATCCTGTTTGTCCAACTTTCACGTCTGATACGTAACGTTGGATGTTCTCTAATGAGAGATGTGTACCGATAACACCAGTTGTTTCGTTATCGATTACAATTGGGGTGCTAACTGTCACGTACGGATTGTCACCATTCTCTATGACGTTTGATATGTAAAATTTGTTCTCAGTTAAGGAACGTGCATGAATGTACCAATCTTGGTCTTGAATGTTGTCATTGAGTAGGTCATTTGAATTGGTAGAATAATTGATGCGGTTAGTATGTACGAAGACAGAATTCATCGTTGGATCATGTTTGACATATTGTGAAAAGAGCGTCTGTATTTCGTCAATGTTCCCGTTTGTGGCGGATGTTAGCTCTTTAAGAATGGTCAAATTGGATTTTGCAGAATCGAATAATTGATCGAGTTGTTCAATCGTTCGTTTCCCGTCTAAGTGGATCATCGTACCTGCGTAATGCCCTGAAAATCCGCTAACATCTCGCTTAACATTCTCTGATAACGTGTCTGTCATTGTATTAACATTCTCAGAAAAATTATGTATGGATAAGTATGAGAAGAGCGAACATGCAAGGATGATAAATACGGAAATGCTTACAACCCCACTAATTAGTTTGGTTTTTAACTTCACAGCCATCCCTCCTACGTTCTTACCACAATTATACTATACTACCAAATATACCAATAGTAATGAATTGAAGGAATATAAGAATAGTTCGTGACAATTGGAGAAGTGATAAGGAGAAAGAAAACGCTACTTCAAAACG
The Bacillus solimangrovi genome window above contains:
- a CDS encoding methylthioribulose 1-phosphate dehydratase, which produces MSAYETEWEQLADVKDELAKRDWFFGTSGNLSIKVSDAPLHFLVTASGKDKRKRTNEDFLLVDKRGNPVEETHLRPSAETLLHCHIYQETEAGCSLHVHTIDNNVISELYGDIGEVSFTGQEIIKACGMWEEDAKLNIPIIKNHADIPTLAEELAQHVKADAGAVLIRNHGITVWGRTAFEAKKYLEACEFMFSWHVKLLTLTQPIS
- a CDS encoding cupin domain-containing protein gives rise to the protein MAIVKVRNTGEVISGEENVKQFFDQFDVLYEHWDVEKLSEDLRGNCKINDSQKEEVLQVFDTDIRSLAERRGYKNWDVVVLNDQTPDLEAILKKFEKVHTHTEDEVRAITAGSGTFIIKGDEQTGYFDVDLTAGDVISVPENTPHFFTLSDERQVVAVRLFIDQTGWVAHPYEEVEQR
- a CDS encoding class I SAM-dependent methyltransferase, which encodes MTHSYIDMLASFGVHSAHPGGIDFSKQCLKNEQIDEQSVILDAGCGLCETSAWMADNFDCEIYALDNHKHMLERAKSLLPKELSSINLVNGSVEKMPFSDETFDLVLSESTASFTNTSETLSEYYRVLKPGGTLLAIEMTNSEADNDIIRDYKSFYHINELYSKTEWVDALTNAGFSSIVASPVPPNKGFTQLSPSENIPAEHIQLLNHHQNLVEKSNNKIVGYLYRSKKSSKS
- a CDS encoding methyl-accepting chemotaxis protein, producing the protein MIDSLRTIATSINHLTEDAKKDAHILQDQAETSANVSTVITSAMDEVSSGSELLSTDLVNMSNHVNDNVSSINTMNENLTTISDHSRKTMEASEHGRHAMEEIRGSMQTIVKQSNESSHLMKSLDTRLHQISDITQLIHDISEQTNLLSLNASIEAAQAGEHGRGFAVVAQEVKKLAQQSSEAVDSVSTLIQEIQADSKKSLAYIEENQSSIDDGAKLVHKSEESFVRISDFVKELSTDIDHIALESDKLTESSKEILDSIERITSVSQTTTAGVEEVMGTSVEQQNTVEKVNNISTNLRKLTEQLQKSVSTFKLEQENDTEHE